In the Larus michahellis unplaced genomic scaffold, bLarMic1.1 SCAFFOLD_611, whole genome shotgun sequence genome, aggggggtccccgggagggtgccaggggggtccccgggggggtcccctctgtccttgacaccctgtccccaagggggtccccgggagggtcccagggggtcccagggaggTCCCCGTTGTCCCTGacgccctgtccccaaggggggtccccgggagggtgccaggggggtccccgggggggtccccactgtccctgacaccctgtccccaaggggggtccccgggagggtgccaggggggtccccgggggggtccccactgtCCCTTGacgccctgtccccaaggggggtccccgggagggtgccaggggggtccccgggggggtccccactgtccttgacaccctgtccccaagggggtccccgggagggtcCTGGGAGGTCCCCGGGGGGTCCCTGCTGTCCCTGACACcctgtccctgggggggtccccgctgtccctgacgccctgtccccaaggggggtccccgggagggtcctggggggtccccggggggtccccactgtccctgacaccctgtccccaaggggggtccccgggagggtcctggggggtccccggggggtccccactgtccctgacaccctgtccccaaggggggtccccgggagggtgccaggggggtccccgggggggtcccctctgtccttgacaccctgtccccaagggggtccccgggagggtcctggggggtccccggggggtccccgctgtccttgacaccctgtccccaaggggggtccccgggagggtgccaggggggtccccgggggggtcccctctgtccttgacaccctgtccccaagggggtccccgggagggtcctggggggtcccagggaggtcCCCGTTGTCCCTGacgccctgtccccaaggggggtccccgggagggtgccaggggggtcctcgggggggtccccgctgtccttgacaccctgtccccaaggggggtccccgggagggtcctggggggtccccgggggtccccgtTGTCCCTGacgccctgtccccaaggggggtcccggggagggtcctggggggtccccggggggtccccgctgtccctgaCACcctgtccctgggggggtccccgctgtccctgacgccctgtccccaaggggggtccccgggagggtgccaggggggtccccgggggggtccccgctgtccctgaCGCCCTGTCCCCAGGGGCCGCCCCATCGTCCACGCCAGCGCCGCGCTCAGCGTCTTCCCCACCATGTTCAACCCCGAGGAACGTGGCTGCGTCCTGGAGGCCACCGGCCTCCACGTCCCCTGGTGGGTGACACCGCGGGGTCACAGGcaccccggggccgggggtggggggggggagggtcccagggttgggggggtgtggggtAAACGGGGGCGCAGAAGGGTTTGGGGACACCCAGGGTGTCCTCAGGTTCTCAggtggcctggggggggggggggggggcacaccaAGGGGTCACACGGGggcgtggggacagcagggacactgggaggggggttactgggggcactgggggggggggggtctctggggacatggggatactgcggggggggacatgggagcatggtgggcatggggacaccctaGGGGGAAACGGGGGTGGAGGGCACTGCGGGGGGGGCTCTCAGGTGGCCTGGGGGGGCACACCAAGGTGTCCcaggggaccttggggacagcagggacactggaggggggttactgggggcactgggggagggTCTCTGAGGGTcccaggtctggggggggggaccctgggaggggacagcgggggggtTCCTGGGAacatggggacacgggagggggggggacatgggggcacggTGGGCTTGGGGACAGCCCAGTGGGACacactggggcgggggggggctctcAGGTGGCCTGGACGGGGACACCAAGGGGGGGCGTGGGGTCATCAGGAGACACCAAGGGGGGCACCCAATACCTGGGGGTCCATGGGGGGTGGGGGCCCCCTGAGGAGCGGtggcgggccggggggggccacaTCCAGCGGCATTGGGGACAATTAGGGATGGAGGAcactgggtggggggggacagggttggggacaccgggggatggcggaggccggggagggggacgaCACCCGGCTGctggtgcggggggggggggtgtcccatgggtgccccccccttattcccccccccccgcccccagcatcaaCGTCAGCTTCTGCCTCAACGCCTCGGGGCGGCACGTACCTGGCCCCATCGGTGAgtcgtggcggggggggggacacacacacacacacacaagtgacatggcggggagggggggggacacccaggggacaccgGGGTCCCTGACGTGggtgtgtttccccccccccccaaaaaaaaaaaaaacttaaaggcTTTGCGGTGGAGCTGAGCGTGGACGGGGCGAAAGCCGGGGGGGGGCGTCGGGCGCTCTTCCTGCCGGGGGGGCAGCCCACCCGCACCCTCACCCTGCCCGTCCCCAACGGGGGGGGCACCCGCTGCCGCACCATGGCCGTCTTCCTGCGGGTacgaattttttttctttattttttttttttttggggggggaggggggggggcggtggaggCACCCTATGGGACCCCATGGCAACACCCCCGTGGGTGTCCCCCTGTCGtgtcgtgtccgtcccccccccagaaCGAGTCGGAGTTTCGGGACAAGCTGTCACCCATCGCCCTGGGGTTGAGCTTCGCCCTggacccccgcgccccccccgacGCCCACGGGCTGCACCCGGTGCTGGACGCCCGGACGCGCACCCGGCTGGAGGCCAAGGTACCCGGTGtcacccccgtgtcacccccgtgtcaccccatggcaccctgtgtcacccccgtgtcacccagtgtcacccagtgtcaccccatggcacccctgtgtcacccccgtatcacccagtgtcaccccatgccaccctgtgtcacccccgtgtcacccccgtgtcacccctgtatcacccagtgtcaccccatgtcaccccgtgtcacccccgtGTCAGCCCCGTATCACCCAGTGTCACCCCGTGGCACCCCGTGTCACCCCATGTCGCCCCCGTGTCACCCCCGTatcacccagtgtcaccccatggcaccccatggcactCCATGGCACCCCTGTGTCACCTCTGCgtcaccctgtgtcaccccatGGCACACCGTGTCACCCCCGTatcacccagtgtcaccccatggcacccagTGTCACCCCATGGCACACCGTATCACCTCgtgtcaccccatggcaccccatgtcgcccccgtgtcacccccgtatcacccagtgtcaccccatggcaccccatggcacccagtGTCACCTCTGTGTCACCCTGTGACACCCCATGGCACCCCgtgtcaccctgtgtcacccactgtcaccccgtgtcacccagTATCACCCCAttggcaccccatggcaccctgtgTCACCTAGTGTCACCCCACGGCACCCTGTGGCACCCCATGGTACCCAGTGTCATCCCCCAGTACCCTGTCCCACCCCGTGCCACCCAgtgtcaccccatggcaccccgTGGGACCACATGGcacccagtgtcccccatgtcccctgtctccCCCATCACCCTCGTCTCCCCGTTGTCCctttgtccccatgtcccccccatgtcccctgtgtcccccatgtcccctgtgtcccccatcgCCCTCACGTCCCCCACGGCCCCTGCGTGCCCCtttgtcccccatgtccccccatgtcccctctgtcccccatgtcccccttgtcccccattgccccgtgtcccccatcgCCCTCATGTCCCCCagtgcccctgtgtccccatgtcccccccatgtcccctctgtcccccatgtctccatgtcccctgtgtcccccatcaCCCTCATGTCCCCCACAGCCCCTGCATGCCCCTGTGTCCCtatgtcccctctgtcccccatgtcccctatcTCCCCCATCACCCttgtgtccccagtgcccctgtgtccccatgtcccccccatgtcccccccatgtcccccatgtccaccattgcccctgtgtccccagtgcccctgtgTGCCCctttgtccccatgtcccccccatgtcccccgtgtcccccattgcccctgtgtcccccatcacccttgtgtccccagtgcccctgtgtccccatgtcccccccatgtcccccgtgtccacCATTGCCCCTGTGTCCCCGGTGCCCCTGCGTGCCCTtttgtcccccatgtcccccttgtcccccattgcccctgtgtcccccatcgCCCTCATGTCCCCCagtgcccctgtgtccccatgtcccccccatgtcccccccatgtcccctctgtcccccatcACCCttgtgtccccagtgcccctttgtccccatgtcccccccatgtcccccatgacccccattgcccctgtgtccccagtgcccctgtgTGCCCctttgtccccatgtcccctgtgtcccccatcaccctcgtgtccccagtgcccctgtgtccccatgtccccatgtccctctgtcccccccaggCTCACATCCAGCTGGACTGCGGGGAGGACAACGTCTGCGTGCCCGACCTGCAGCTGGAGGCGGCCGTGtaagaggctggggggggtgggacacACACGGGTGGCCCGGGGGGGTCGCAGGGGTCcctggtggggggggagaaggtggCACAGGGTGGCCGTGACGCAGTGTCCCCGCAGGGACCGCCGCGCCGTCTACCTGGGGGACCGCAACAGCCTGAACCTGACCTTCAACGCCCGCAaccagggcgaggggggggcctACGAGGCCGAGCTGCACGTGCGgccccccccccacgcccagTACACCGGGGTGCTGCGCCCACACGGGGtgcgtttggggggggggggggggggagggcccgGTACGGAGTGGGTGCCCCCCCGGGTGTGAGGTGGGGGCACAAGGGGACAGCaagcggggggggaggggtgggtgccccccaggagtcagggccggggggggaataggggtgcccctgggtgcccccagCTATGGGGGGTTGCAAGTGGGTGTCCCCTGGGTACGGGGTGGGTGTCCCCAAAtgaggggggggggcacaggggtgtcccctgggtacggggtgggtgtccccaaatgagggggggggcacaggggtgtcccctgggtatggggtgggtgtccccaaatgaggggggggcacaggggtgtcccctgggtatggggtgggtgtccccaaatgaggggggggacatgggggtgccccaggtgtgtgtgggggggctgcACGGGGGTGTCCCCTGGGTATAGGGTGGTGTCCCCAAAtgaggggggggacatgggggtgccccaggtggggggggggtgcacTGGGGTGTCCCCTGGGTATAGGGTGGGTGCCCCCTAGGTGTGGGGGGGGGCATAGGGGTGTCCCCTGGATGTAGGGTGGGTGTCCCCCAAATGAGGGGGGGGACGTGGGTGTGCCCcaggtatgggggggggggtgtgcagatGGGTGCCCCCTGGATATAAAGTGGGTGCCCCCCCAGGTGAaggatgggtgctgggggtgtccccaggtgaggggggggtgccctgggtgcccccaggtgtgtgtgtgtggggggggggggccacagtGTGCCCGTGGGTGCTCCtgaccccccttccccccccccgccacccgctCCCCCAGAACTTCTCTGCGCTGAgctgtgagctgggggggggcaacGCCTCCAGCCCCCTCGTCTGCGACCTGGGCAACCCTATGAAGGCGGGCGCCAGCGTgagtgggggggcggggggggggcacggggggtgtggggagggggagggggaggcgggggggggctggcgtgaccctccccgtgtcccctctgcccgCAGATCTGGGGGGGGCTGCGCTTCACCATCCCCCACCTCAGCGACAGCAGCAAGAGCATCCGCTTCGAGCTGCAGATCCGcaggtggggggggccgggggggggggtcctggggacggggcggggggtgggggggtgtgtgtcccagctgggcagcctg is a window encoding:
- the LOC141736898 gene encoding LOW QUALITY PROTEIN: integrin alpha-5-like (The sequence of the model RefSeq protein was modified relative to this genomic sequence to represent the inferred CDS: deleted 1 base in 1 codon), with the protein product MPPHDLLVGALGVDTAVVYRGRPIVHASAALSVFPTMFNPEERGCVLEATGLHVPCINVSFCLNASGRHVPGPIGFAVELSVDGAKAGGGRRALFLPGGQPTRTLTLPVPNGGGTRCRTMAVFLRNESEFRDKLSPIALGLSFALDPRAPPDAHGLHPVLDARTRTRLEAKAHIQLDCGEDNVCVPDLQLEAAVDRRAVYLGDRNSLNLTFNARNQGEGGAYEAELHVRPPPHAQYTGVLRPHGNFSALSCELGGGNASSPLVCDLGNPMKAGASIWGGLRFTIPHLSDSSKSIRFELQIRSKNANNSQSEVVTVPLEVRAATRLSAFGVSRPDVVTVPEGGWTSQRPPQRLEDLGPPVEHVYEVVNEGPSAISHGTLELSCPLSYRGHPLLYVTGHSGPRNCSASHPLDSLHLV